One genomic region from Syntrophomonadaceae bacterium encodes:
- the hcp gene encoding hydroxylamine reductase: MYCNQCEQTAKGVACTTHGVCGKDPEVAALLDLLVHALQGLSLYAREGRKVGATDQEANNFTVQALFMTLTNVDFDPARYQAAINKTVVLRERLKEKVAQAGGKISFDHPSATFKPAADIPGLVEQGKAVSLNSDRETDPDIQSLQRLLLFGIKGVAAYTDHARILGQEDAKVYAYIQEALAALTEKDISLNDWLGLVLKCGEINLRAMELLDAANTGTYGHPVPTEVPLGHKQGKCILISGHDLKDLAALLEQTAGKGITIYTHGEMLPTHGYPELKKHKHLYGHFGTAWQNQQKEFAAFPGAILMTTNCLQKPQQTYAQNIFTTGQVGWPGVQHVSDGEFGPVIEKALELPGFPADEDKGSVLTGFARQTVIGVAPKVIEAVKSGAIKHFFLVGGCDGVKPGRNYYAEFVEKAPANTVILTLACGKFRFFDKKLGDIGGIPRLLDVGQCNDAYSAIRIALALADAFKCSVNDLPLTLILSWYEQKAVAILLTLLHLGMKNIFIGPSLPAFLTPNVLNILVENFKLRPISTPERDLEMILG, from the coding sequence ATGTACTGCAACCAGTGCGAGCAGACTGCAAAAGGCGTTGCCTGCACAACCCACGGCGTATGCGGTAAGGACCCGGAGGTCGCCGCGTTGCTGGACCTGTTGGTTCATGCCCTGCAAGGCTTGTCCCTTTATGCCCGGGAGGGACGTAAAGTTGGGGCGACAGATCAGGAGGCAAACAATTTCACTGTTCAGGCCCTCTTTATGACACTGACTAATGTGGACTTTGATCCAGCCCGCTACCAGGCCGCAATCAATAAAACTGTAGTTTTACGCGAAAGGCTAAAGGAAAAGGTCGCCCAGGCCGGCGGCAAAATTAGCTTTGACCACCCCTCTGCCACCTTCAAGCCTGCAGCTGATATTCCGGGACTGGTGGAGCAAGGCAAAGCAGTCAGCCTGAACTCGGACCGGGAGACAGACCCCGACATTCAATCGCTGCAAAGGCTTTTGCTTTTTGGCATCAAAGGCGTGGCGGCCTATACCGATCACGCCCGGATCCTCGGTCAGGAAGATGCCAAGGTATATGCTTACATCCAAGAAGCCTTAGCTGCCCTGACTGAAAAAGACATCTCCCTCAATGACTGGCTGGGCCTGGTGTTAAAATGCGGGGAAATCAACCTGCGGGCTATGGAGCTGTTGGATGCCGCCAATACCGGCACTTACGGCCATCCTGTCCCAACAGAAGTACCCCTAGGCCACAAACAGGGAAAATGTATCCTGATATCCGGCCATGACCTGAAAGATTTGGCCGCCTTGCTCGAACAAACTGCCGGCAAAGGAATTACTATCTACACCCACGGCGAGATGCTGCCAACCCACGGCTACCCGGAACTCAAGAAACATAAGCATTTGTACGGGCATTTCGGCACCGCCTGGCAAAACCAGCAAAAAGAATTTGCTGCCTTCCCCGGGGCCATCCTGATGACCACCAACTGTTTGCAGAAGCCGCAGCAAACCTACGCCCAAAACATCTTTACCACCGGACAGGTGGGCTGGCCCGGTGTCCAGCATGTATCAGACGGGGAGTTTGGCCCGGTAATTGAAAAAGCACTGGAGTTGCCAGGATTTCCCGCCGATGAAGACAAGGGTAGCGTCCTGACCGGCTTTGCCCGCCAGACCGTTATTGGCGTAGCGCCAAAGGTAATTGAAGCAGTAAAAAGCGGCGCCATCAAACACTTTTTCCTGGTCGGCGGCTGCGACGGAGTCAAACCAGGACGCAACTACTATGCTGAATTCGTTGAGAAGGCACCGGCAAACACGGTTATTTTGACCTTAGCCTGCGGTAAATTCCGTTTCTTCGACAAGAAACTGGGGGATATTGGCGGTATTCCCAGGCTGCTGGATGTAGGGCAATGCAACGACGCCTATTCCGCCATCCGTATTGCCTTAGCACTGGCAGACGCCTTTAAATGCAGTGTCAATGATTTACCCTTAACCCTGATTCTTTCCTGGTATGAGCAAAAAGCGGTGGCTATCCTGCTTACCCTCTTGCACCTTGGCATGAAGAATATCTTTATCGGCCCCAGTCTTCCCGCTTTCCTCACACCCAACGTGTTGAATATCCTGGTGGAAAACTTTAAATTGCGCCCCATCTCCACACCAGAGCGGGACCTGGAAATGATCCTTGGCTAA
- a CDS encoding Fic family protein: MDLYNKAVELWQSYKIASSEELDKYLDSFRILFAFHSGKIENEGITYHNTREIFENGRVVGYTGSPRALFEQQNQKLCYEFLREKIVKREPLSIELVKEIHKALTGGTYDKRKYIANEERPGEFKKHDYVTGVHEVGSAAEDVEKDLTELIAEVNAYEGKDVLKVAAYLHARFEYAHPFADGNGRVGRTLMNYYLMIHNHPPLIIYNEDKWLYYECLQKYDETEDLNSLYEFLKYETEKTWKKALALAEGLKQERKGLSDSIQGMKPTE, from the coding sequence TTGGATCTATACAATAAGGCTGTTGAACTGTGGCAGTCGTACAAAATCGCGTCCTCCGAGGAATTAGATAAATATCTTGATAGCTTCCGCATTCTGTTTGCGTTTCATTCCGGGAAAATAGAGAATGAGGGAATCACTTACCACAATACAAGGGAAATCTTTGAAAACGGCAGGGTTGTGGGGTACACCGGGAGTCCCCGCGCCCTGTTTGAGCAGCAAAATCAAAAGCTGTGCTATGAGTTTTTGAGGGAAAAAATCGTAAAAAGGGAGCCTCTCAGCATTGAGCTGGTCAAGGAAATTCATAAGGCTCTCACCGGCGGGACCTACGATAAACGTAAGTATATCGCCAATGAGGAACGACCGGGCGAGTTTAAAAAGCACGATTATGTGACCGGCGTCCATGAGGTGGGCTCCGCCGCGGAAGATGTGGAAAAAGATCTAACAGAACTAATTGCCGAAGTAAACGCGTATGAGGGCAAGGATGTTTTGAAAGTCGCCGCTTATCTTCACGCCAGGTTTGAGTACGCCCATCCCTTCGCGGACGGCAACGGACGCGTCGGCAGGACACTGATGAATTACTATCTCATGATCCATAACCACCCGCCCCTCATCATCTACAACGAGGATAAGTGGCTGTATTACGAGTGCCTGCAAAAGTATGATGAAACCGAGGACCTGAATTCTCTCTATGAGTTTCTCAAGTATGAGACGGAAAAAACATGGAAAAAGGCCCTGGCCCTTGCCGAAGGCCTGAAGCAGGAACGCAAAGGCTTGTCGGATTCTATCCAGGGCATGAAGCCAACAGAATAA